From a single Francisella halioticida genomic region:
- a CDS encoding IS3 family transposase, which yields MGWKVTQPRVSKRMKLLGLHAKAARKHKKTIDSNHNKHVSDNLLEQNFTALSVNHRWVTDITYVPTQEGWLYLCVIIDLFSRSVIGWAMDSRMKADLVCNALNMASFRRNFPSGVIIHSDKGSQYCSKQYQDIIKEHWLLSSMSSKGCCYDNAACESFFGTLKVELVHDESYKTREEAKLSIFEYIEAYYNTKRRHSTINYMTPYQFEYIMENEVVNCHKLTG from the coding sequence ATGGGTTGGAAAGTTACTCAACCTAGAGTATCTAAACGTATGAAATTACTTGGTTTACATGCTAAAGCGGCTCGTAAGCATAAGAAAACTATAGATTCTAACCACAACAAACATGTTTCTGATAATTTATTAGAACAAAACTTCACTGCTTTATCTGTAAATCATAGGTGGGTTACAGATATAACTTATGTACCTACACAAGAGGGGTGGCTGTATCTTTGTGTGATTATAGATTTATTCTCAAGATCAGTTATTGGTTGGGCAATGGATTCTAGGATGAAAGCGGATTTAGTTTGTAATGCTTTAAATATGGCATCCTTTAGAAGAAATTTTCCTAGTGGTGTGATTATACACTCTGATAAAGGGTCACAGTACTGTAGCAAACAATATCAAGACATTATTAAAGAACACTGGCTACTATCAAGTATGAGCTCTAAAGGATGCTGTTACGATAATGCTGCTTGTGAAAGTTTCTTTGGAACTTTAAAAGTAGAGTTAGTACATGATGAAAGCTATAAAACTAGAGAAGAAGCTAAACTATCAATATTTGAATATATTGAAGCTTACTATAATACAAAAAGGAGACATTCTACAATAAATTATATGACTCCATATCAATTTGAATATATAATGGAAAATGAAGTAGTAAACTGTCACAAATTGACGGGGTAG
- the rplQ gene encoding 50S ribosomal protein L17, with protein sequence MRHHKQGRKFGRTSSHRKAMFKNMSASLINHELIKTTLPKAKELRTIVEPLVTLAKKEYKLRNELDVNSNEFKAQSVALRRQAFDFLRNKAAVTKLFEEFGARYAERTGGYTRILKCGYRFGDKAPMAFIELVDRPEVEEAVDEE encoded by the coding sequence ATGAGACATCATAAACAGGGTAGAAAGTTTGGTAGAACTAGCAGTCATAGAAAAGCAATGTTTAAGAACATGTCAGCTTCTTTGATTAATCATGAGCTTATCAAAACTACTTTACCAAAAGCTAAAGAATTAAGAACTATCGTTGAGCCTTTAGTTACTTTAGCAAAAAAAGAATATAAATTAAGAAATGAGCTAGATGTTAACTCTAACGAGTTCAAAGCCCAATCAGTTGCCCTAAGAAGACAAGCTTTTGATTTCTTAAGAAACAAAGCAGCCGTGACTAAACTTTTTGAAGAGTTTGGCGCTCGTTACGCAGAAAGGACTGGTGGTTACACTAGAATCCTTAAGTGTGGTTACAGATTTGGTGATAAAGCACCTATGGCTTTCATCGAATTAGTAGACAGACCTGAAGTAGAAGAAGCTGTTGACGAAGAATAA
- a CDS encoding DNA-directed RNA polymerase subunit alpha: MSNNNSNQEFLPNIQLKDDLGALGYKVQLSPVEKGMAHILGNSIRRVLLSSLPGASIIKVNIKDVLHEYSALEDVKEDVVEIVSNLKKVAIKFDKGIDSVELELSVNKTGIVTAGDFKTTQGIEIINKDQSIATLTNQREFSLVATVDFDRNVGILSAVPIELDRVGDIAVDADYNPIKRVAFEVIDNGDSDVLEVFLKTNGTVEPLAAVTKALKYFCEQMSVFVSLKVPSNGKTGDALLDSNIDPIFLKPIDDLELTVRSSNCLRAENIKYLGDLVQYSESKLIKIPNLGKKSLNEIKQILIDNSLSLGVQIDNFRELVEGK, from the coding sequence GTGAGTAATAATAATTCAAACCAAGAATTTTTACCTAATATACAGCTTAAAGATGATTTAGGTGCTTTAGGATATAAAGTACAACTTTCTCCTGTAGAAAAAGGTATGGCTCATATCCTTGGCAACTCTATAAGAAGGGTTTTATTATCTTCTCTTCCGGGTGCATCTATTATTAAAGTAAATATTAAAGATGTATTACATGAATATTCTGCTTTAGAAGATGTTAAAGAAGATGTTGTTGAAATTGTTTCTAATTTAAAGAAGGTAGCAATTAAATTTGACAAAGGCATTGATAGTGTTGAATTAGAGTTATCTGTAAATAAAACAGGTATTGTTACAGCTGGTGACTTTAAGACAACTCAAGGTATAGAAATTATAAATAAAGATCAATCTATAGCTACTTTGACTAATCAAAGAGAATTTAGTTTAGTTGCGACAGTTGATTTTGATAGAAATGTCGGAATACTTTCTGCTGTACCAATTGAGTTAGATAGAGTTGGTGATATAGCTGTAGATGCAGATTACAACCCAATAAAAAGAGTTGCTTTTGAAGTAATTGATAATGGTGATAGTGATGTCTTAGAAGTATTTTTGAAGACAAATGGTACTGTAGAACCACTAGCAGCTGTTACAAAAGCTTTGAAATATTTTTGTGAGCAAATGTCAGTTTTTGTATCTCTTAAAGTACCTAGTAATGGTAAAACTGGAGATGCTCTATTAGATTCTAATATTGATCCGATATTTCTTAAACCAATTGATGATTTAGAGCTTACAGTAAGATCATCTAACTGTTTAAGAGCAGAGAACATCAAGTATCTTGGTGATCTTGTTCAGTATAGTGAATCTAAACTTATAAAGATACCTAATTTAGGTAAAAAATCTCTAAATGAGATTAAACAAATATTGATAGATAACAGCTTATCTCTAGGTGTTCAGATTGATAACTTTAGAGAACTAGTTGAAGGAAAATAA
- a CDS encoding transposase produces MLRKGDKMRYTKEFKDEAVKLCLQPDANRREIADNLGVKYKTICSWISKAMSNPQKEIKIDYKTQYQQLSFENTDLKKKLKQAETEREILKKAQRTLQSKICKVRLY; encoded by the coding sequence GTGTTAAGAAAAGGAGACAAGATGAGATATACAAAAGAGTTTAAAGATGAAGCTGTTAAATTATGTTTACAACCAGATGCAAATAGACGAGAAATAGCAGATAATTTAGGGGTTAAATATAAAACCATTTGCAGTTGGATATCCAAAGCCATGTCAAACCCTCAGAAAGAAATAAAGATAGATTATAAAACGCAGTACCAGCAACTATCTTTTGAAAATACTGATTTGAAGAAAAAACTCAAACAGGCAGAAACAGAGCGTGAAATACTAAAAAAGGCACAGCGTACTTTGCAAAGCAAAATCTGTAAGGTACGCCTTTATTAA